The Apium graveolens cultivar Ventura chromosome 10, ASM990537v1, whole genome shotgun sequence nucleotide sequence TTTTAGGGCTTATGCTTTACGAAATGGATTTGCTATTAAAATTCAAGCTAGTCATCGTAATAAAGACAACGAGATATATGGTCGTTTATATGTTTGTAGGCTTTATGAAAAAAGTGTCGTCGCCGAGAGTAGTCAAAATAAACGGCGTAGAGAGGTTCTTCCTAAAAGCGAGTGCAAGGTGAGGATGTAtgtcaattatcaaaagaaaaaacgTCACTGGGAGGTAACTAGCCTTGAATTGGTACACAACCACGGTCTTGTTTCCCCTAGTAAGATGAATTTGGTACAACGAGAAAGACATGTCAACATCGCGACCCGCAGTTTGATAAAAACGCTTTATGGTTCGGGGGTTCGTAATTGTCAAGTGATGAATGTGATTGGTAACATTCATGGAGGTAATGACAAAGTTGGTTTCAATGTTCAACATGTTAGGAATGTGTTAAGAGACGAGAGGAAGAAAAGGTTTGAGATTAGTGACGCCCAAGCGGGGTTGGACTTGTTGCATAGGTTGAATGAAGAAAGTggttctaaatattttattaggaCCGAAGTCGATGAAGAGAATCGCTTGAAGTGTCTAGTATGGATTGATCCGAGATGTATAATGGCTTACCAAAATTTTGGCGATGTTATGGCTTTTGATACCACTTATCGGACAAATAGGTATGCAATGCCATTTGTCCCATTTACCGGAGTCAATCATCATTATCAATCGGTAATTTTCGGGTTTGCATTGATGCGGTATGAACACGCGTCGACTTTTGAGTGGATTCTTCGTACTTGGCTTGAAGGTGTGGGGAATAATCCTCCATTGACTATAATCACGGATCAAGATCAAGCCATGGCAAGCGCTATTGCGGTTGTACTCCCGAATACTACTCATTTATTGTGTTCTTGGCACATTAGTCAAAAATTCCCGGAGAAATTAGCTCATTATTATTCGGCTTTTCCGGAATTCAAGACGGACTTCAACAATTGCATTTATAAATCTCTCACCGAATGTGTTTTTGAAGCTAGATGGGCGTCGTTTGTGGAAAAGTATCACTTGCAAGATCATAAATGGTTAAAGGGGTTATATGAGTTGAAGCACAAGTGGATTCCTGCATATACTAGAAACAAATTTTCGGCGTTTCAAAATAGTACATCGAGGAGTGAGGGGATGAATTCTTTCTTTGATAAGTATGTGAGTTCGGCAACGGGTTTGAAGGAATTCATTGAAAATGCCCAAAAAGCATTGGCAAGGCAATTCATGAGGGAGAAGGAAGAAGATTATGTCACCATTAATCTAAAACGTCCCATGAAATTGCATACCACATTGGAGTATCATGCTTCTTGTATCTACACTAAGGAAATGTTTAGAAGATTTCAAGATGAATTGGTTGAGTCTTCAAAATACTTTGTTGAAAAAGACCGACGAGCTAGTGAAGAAGGGGATAGAATGGGGGATGTTTATACGTACTATAGTTGTTATAGGCCCATGTCCGAGCCTACGAGAAGAAATGTTTATTTTGTGGCATTCGAGAAAGCAAGCTCTTTGGGAATGTGTACGTGTAGAATGCTTGAACATTCGGGGCTACCTTGTAGACACCTATTGGCGGTCTTCACTAAGAAACGGGTTTCGGAAATTCCCCCGTATTACATAAACCGGAGGTGGACAATACAtgccaatagagttgatggtgtgtTACCTTACAATTTGGATGTTGGACAAAGTCATGAGATGACCTCAACCGATCGATTTAATAGCATGACAATGTTAACCATGAGTTTTTGTCAAAGTAGCATTGCATCCAAGGAACGGTATGATTATGCCGTTGGAGTGATGAATCGAGAAATACCAATTCTCGAAAAAATGAGCGTTGATGGAATTAAATCTTACGAAAGCAATTCGCAAGCTCGAAATACAAGTGCTCATGAAAA carries:
- the LOC141692009 gene encoding protein FAR1-RELATED SEQUENCE 5-like, encoding MASGPLKFSAVGLDGPRKISAVGAYALRNGFAIKIQASHRNKDNEIYGRLYVCRLYEKSVVAESSQNKRRREVLPKSECKVRMYVNYQKKKRHWEVTSLELVHNHGLVSPSKMNLVQRERHVNIATRSLIKTLYGSGVRNCQVMNVIGNIHGGNDKVGFNVQHVRNVLRDERKKRFEISDAQAGLDLLHRLNEESGSKYFIRTEVDEENRLKCLVWIDPRCIMAYQNFGDVMAFDTTYRTNRYAMPFVPFTGVNHHYQSVIFGFALMRYEHASTFEWILRTWLEGVGNNPPLTIITDQDQAMASAIAVVLPNTTHLLCSWHISQKFPEKLAHYYSAFPEFKTDFNNCIYKSLTECVFEARWASFVEKYHLQDHKWLKGLYELKHKWIPAYTRNKFSAFQNSTSRSEGMNSFFDKYVSSATGLKEFIENAQKALARQFMREKEEDYVTINLKRPMKLHTTLEYHASCIYTKEMFRRFQDELVESSKYFVEKDRRASEEGDRMGDVYTYYSCYRPMSEPTRRNVYFVAFEKASSLGMCTCRMLEHSGLPCRHLLAVFTKKRVSEIPPYYINRRWTIHANRVDGVLPYNLDVGQSHEMTSTDRFNSMTMLTMSFCQSSIASKERYDYAVGVMNREIPILEKMSVDGIKSYESNSQARNTSAHEKTILDPMMSQTKGRKKDVRFKSPIESIGKKEKPPRRCTYCQMEGHDKRKCASRLEDLKNVQESQYN